In a genomic window of Bos mutus isolate GX-2022 chromosome 6, NWIPB_WYAK_1.1, whole genome shotgun sequence:
- the LOC138983905 gene encoding heterogeneous nuclear ribonucleoprotein F — translation MMLGPEGGEGFVVKLRGLPWSCSVEDVQNFLSDCTIHDGVAGVHFIYTREGRQSGEAFVELESEDDVKLALKKDRESMGHRYIEVFKSHRTEMDWVLKHSGPNSADTANDGFVRLRGLPFGCTKEEIIQFFSGLEIVPNGITLPVDPEGKITGEAFVQFASQELAEKALGKHKERIGHRYIEVFKSSQEEVRSYSDPPLKFMSVQRPGPYDRPGTARRYIGIVKQAGLERMRSGAYSAGYGGYEEYSGLSDGYGFTTDLFGRDLSYCLSGMYDHRYGDGEFTVQSTTGHCVHMRGLPYKATENDIYNFFSPLNPVRVHIEIGPDGRVTGEADVEFATHEEAVAAMSKDRANMQHRYIELFLNSTTGASNGAYSSQMMQGMGVSTQSTYSGLESQSVSGCYGAGYGGQNSMGGYD, via the coding sequence ATGATGTTGGGCCCTGAGGGAGGTGAAGGCTTTGTGGTCAAGCTCCGTGGCCTGCCCTGGTCCTGCTCTGTTGAGGATGTGCAGAATTTCCTCTCCGACTGCACGATCCATGATGGGGTCGCAGGTGTTCACTTTATCTACACTAGAGAAGGCAGGCAGAGTGGTGAGGCTTTTGTCGAACTTGAATCAGAAGATGACGTAAAATTGGCCCTTAAAAAAGACAGGGAAAGCATGGGACATCGGTACATTGAAGTGTTCAAGTCCCACAGAACCGAGATGGATTGGGTGTTGAAGCACAGTGGTCCAAACAGTGCTGACACTGCCAATGATGGTTTCGTGCGACTTCGAGGACTCCCGTTTGGATGCACCAAGGAAGAGATCATTCAGTTTTTCTCAGGGTTGGAAATCGTGCCAAACGGGATCACATTGCCTGTGGACCCCGAGGGCAAGATTACAGGGGAAGCCTTTGTGCAGTTTGCCTCACAGGAGTTAGCAGAGAAGGCTCTAGGGAAGCACAAGGAGAGAATAGGGCACAGGTATATTGAGGTGTTCAAGAGCAGTCAGGAAGAAGTTAGGTCATACTCGGATCCCCCACTGAAGTTCATGTCAGTGCAGCGGCCAGGGCCCTATGACCGCCCTGGCACAGCCAGGAGGTATATTGGCATTGTCAAGCAGGCAGGTCTGGAGAGGATGAGGTCTGGTGCCTACAGTGCAGGCTATGGGGGGTATGAGGAGTACAGCGGCCTCAGTGATGGCTACGGCTTCACCACCGACCTGTTTGGGAGAGACCTCAGTTACTGTCTCTCTGGAATGTACGACCACAGGTATGGAGATGGTGAGTTCACTGTCCAGAGCACCACTGGACACTGCGTCCACATGAGAGGTCTGCCCTACAAAGCCACAGAGAACGACATTTACAACTTCTTCTCCCCGCTCAACCCTGTGAGAGTCCACATTGAGATCGGCCCTGATGGAAGAGTGACGGGCGAAGCTGATGTTGAGTTTGCCACTCATGAAGAAGCCGTGGCGGCCATGTCCAAAGACAGGGCCAATATGCAACATCGATACATAGAACTTTTCTTAAATTCCACAACAGGGGCCAGCAACGGGGCATATAGCAGCCAGATGATGCAAGGCATGGGGGTGTCAACCCAGTCCACTTACAGTGGCCTTGAGAGCCAGTCTGTGAGCGGCTGTTACGGGGCTGGCTATGGTGGCCAGAACAGCATGGGTGGATATGACTAG